The Branchiostoma floridae strain S238N-H82 chromosome 6, Bfl_VNyyK, whole genome shotgun sequence genomic interval ACAGACATAGGAAGCTAAGGTCACGGGAATCTGAAGTCGACATAGTCCCTGGCAAAGTGGGCCGTAAGGATTTGAGACGTCAGGCATTCCATCGTGGACAGGTGCGATTTTCTTCAAGTTTtaacccgtttttttttcaacgaacgaacgaacgaaggTAAAGGTATCAAGTCTGCTTTTGTCACTCTTTCAATGTGATTTTTTATAGACAGAAAACACTGCAAGTCTGCAAGCTTGAAAGGATCACAAAGGAAAAGGTATCAACTTATTTTGCGTTTGTGACTCTTTCCAACCTGATTATATATTGAAAGAAAACGATGCAACCCGAACTTTCAAAGTTcgttttcttaagtttttctTGAACTTTCTTTGGAAGTCCTTGAAACGTCCTTGAAGGATGAGCCGTTCGCCCGAGGAGTCGGATTCGCGGGGCATGCTGGGAAGCGGAAGTCGTTCCCGGCGCATGCGCACGATGAGAGGCAGCGGCGCCCAAACCGTTCGTGATCCGCGGAACAACATGGGTAAGTTCTGCCTTCTAAATCATCTCCCAGGGGCTGGAACTGTctctcacagacacacacaccttATACAGCCCATAAAGAACCCGTCCGTCTCCATTGTCCAGCGGTTTGTGGGGTTTTAGCCGGGCTGGGAGGGTAGGACCAGCGGGGTGCAGCTAGCGGCCAAACGTTACAAGGCGGGGCAGTAATGACAGGACAGGACCATTTCCCGTCTGGAGAAATTATCTTTCCCCAGCCAGATCACAAAAACACTCGCAGATTGTCATCTAATTATCTGGCACCTACAGGCCTGTCAGATTGCCGCAGTGCCAGGACATCGGGTGTTCGTTTTGCAGCTGGAGTATTAGAAATTCAAACCCCCATACTGACTGACTGAAAAAGGCTAACGTCACTTGAACCAAGGTTGCTTGAACAGAATTTTGTTGGTGTTTGTATTTTGTGACAGTTTGACATGTGAACTTGAAGTTTTGCAactttacatgtaatttttgaatGGCATGAATCTATTTTGGCATGTTGAATACTTTTGCACTGTCAGTTGCAAGGCTgaattcttcttttttcaacGATAATTTGTATAACAACAGTCTGCTATAATTATTCTCTTGATTGATATTTGTTGGATGGACAATCGAACTTAATTATGTGATTAACTAAGATTGACATTAGGTTTTGTTGGGGTTTTTGGCTACAAACTGAACCTATTTCATGAAAAATGTCCACCAAGGTCACTGAGTGAGAATttgagatttttgcaaaatgataTATGTGTGCCAGATGGTCAATTATACAGAACTGGACTTACATGTATTGTTTCACAGTCTGCTGTTATAGATCACATGGTGACAGGTTGAAAACACTGCATAACCGATTCTTATGCTGTAGCCTAGGGTTTTAATTCTTGACCTGTGTGTCAAGGACAAGCTGTTTACAACAGTGGGCTTACTAGCTTTAGTTTCCATCATTGCTGAATGAAATTAATGCTCATCAGTCATCAATAAAAAGAGTCGTCTAAAGCCGGGGCTAGGGCAAGGGGCAgcgccagggttgtagccagcctgaaatcattttcagtcccctcgattttgagtGGGattcctatcgagcaccgaaggcatggcatggtgttgcgcgtcatttctagggggtctgggtcccagaaaatgttgaaacctagaccctctgaaacactatttcctgcattttgaggtgcaaattttgcttgtagactaagctgttcaatgtcaTCTGTTTTAGTGAGGAAggacacatgggtttcagtttttttatatctttacatatcaatttttttccctgggGACGGAAtgaggaaaacttttttcagtccccagctgcaaaattccttcaaaggactgaaggacaggtgctggctacaaccctgggcaGCGCAATatagaggagcaaggggccaatGGCTGACATAGGCACTTAGGCAACCGGTACAGTACTACTGAAGTAGGCAATCGAATGATAAAACTTCAAAATCCGTGTGATGAAAAATGAAAGCACAATAACGTCTTTGTGGAACAATAGTCTGTTTGGATTGGCATAGAAACTCAGAAACTGAAAATGAAATTCAAGGACTTTTGACTTAAATGCCTGCCAGCCTCTCTAAATTTGTGAAATGTTTTAACTCATGTTTCAAGTATAGAACAAAGGAAGTCATTCAGTTCACCAGGGTTATGATTGTTGTCACTATACAATTTAATTACAAATCTCTTGCCTTATGTTCATCATGCTCACgatgtttctttctttaattAATTATATCACTCGTTTGATGTGGTGATGCATTAGAAGCCTAAAGGTGTATAGAACTGTTGAAGATACACTCAAAAAGGGGACAATATGGAAGCCCTTCTGCACAACTTAGCATTGAGGCTTGTAACTTCAGTGTGAGATCCATAGCTTATACAAGTTACagtttcatggagataaatctTCAGGAAGGAAACAATGGTGGAATGATTAATGTTGTCATAATGAAAACAGAAGATCAATGTTTCATTcaaatttccaagcagatggagAGGTGGACAATTGTTAAGGTCAGGTCAGTCAAGAAACTTTACAACTGtctctcccaacatctgcttggaaattagtaACATTCCAGTGTGTCAAATTGAGGTGAGGAAGACAAGCTTTAGTTCCTTCCGTTCGTGCCAGCTTACAGCTTTGACTCAACATGGACCCCTACAATGATTTGTAGCCAGGATTAAGGTCGATCAAACATTGTTTAACACGCTTCACTTTCAGTACACAGAAAGTTGACAGGAATGTGGACAAATGTGGTTTCACATGCAGTGCACAATGTACTGCCTCCTGGCAGGCAACATTTCGACATTGAAtaagaagaaaacaatgaaatctCCATGTAATTCTTTCCAATAAATGTAGGTTGTTTTCTCTCAAGAGACACCACAGGGTTTGACCTGAGTAGAAATTCCTGGGGTGCCTGGCACATATTCAGGTCTTGTTGTAAAAGCAAACAAAGTGCTTGATTGAAGACAAATCTCCTGGCTGAGGCTATTCCTTATGTAGAAACACACAACAGTCTAAGGGGAGATGGGTAAAGACTTCTGACTTACTGTACATGAAATACTGTATACGTCATGTTCACTAAGTTGGGCTTTTagttaaaaaaacaatgaaactggaagaaaaaataagacatcTCAGCTTTTACATTATACAATCTTTCTATTTACTATATTTCCTCTTGAAGTCAAAAACCATCCTAAGCATTCCTAATATTTTCAGGCTAAGTAAGATTACTAAGAATCCTGTGAAGTCTATACATTTTCCGTTTGTGTTCACCAGTGATGTGTAAGTTAGAGTAAATGTTTGGTAAACCCTGTCAGTGCGTGTGTCTTACACTGTCCAGTCGTATGTAGAGCCTGTCTGCTGTAGTATCTTAATCTGGCGCAGATAGCTCCACTGTAGGGATGATAGCAGATGTTTGAGGACGGATTAGCCCCAGGTAGACATTCCCTGCATCCcctgtgtgtgtggatgatCTGGAAGACCCTAACTCACAAATACTTTCTATTTACTTCTGGGGACATCTGGAATCCTGCCATCCTCATCCATGGACAACGTTGTTTTTCCCATCACAGCCGTAAGTGTTTTATGTTTCCTTGAGTAGAAGAACTATATGCAGATATGCCTTTCGTCTGATGCTTTATAAAGGAatgtgaataaaagaaaaataagttGTGAATCAACTATCTTTGATGCAGACTGAATGTCATGATGTAGCTGGTACAGTATTAAATTTTCTACTTCAGAATGTCTCCACACTTTGATTGTGAACTGTATCCTGCAATTACAAAGAtttgaatactagtaaattAGAGATCTACTATTGATGACATGTCAGTGAGTACATGTAAGTGACTGATTTGGTTGTAAAGGTTTGACTGAAGTATCTAataatattaattttttttgcgcGTTTACCAGGGATGATTTTTAAACTCTTTTGTTACTTCCACAGTCGTATGTTGGCTTTGCCAACCTCCCCAACCAGGTCTACAGGAAGGCTGTGAAGAGGGGTTTTGAGTTTACCCTTATGGTTGTAGGTAAGTAAGAGGCTATTACAAGTTGAAAATGCTGTTGAACTAGACAACTAGTTTAGTtttttaatgacaatgacaatgaagtttattgcccCATTGGAGCTAAAAGCAGTCAGTTTGGTATAAGACGTAGTAAAGgaaaagttatacatatactatagtttacatacttcttctctcttcttaaaacatgacAGAGATTTTCTAGTATGTTGTTCATGTCACTAAAACTTAAACACAATTTTGTTTCAGGTGAATCTGGCCTGGGCAAGTCCACCCTAGTGAATTCCCTGTTCATAACTGACCTGTATTCCCCGTCTGAGTATCCAGGCCCCTCACAACGGATCACCAAAACTGTCAAGGTAAACACTCAGTAAAACTAGCATCAGTTCAATGGAAGTACAGTagagccagttaattgcacaatagaggccagttaattgcacaacggattactgcacacttctgttcatTGCactgaatccccaaatcccaaactggtgcagtccagctggataacctAGCAATATTGCACcacctggataattgcacgaaatacgccaGCATATTGGTTGTACAATTAAATGGATTCTACTgtacttttgaaagtttgatcatAAGCTTATACTCAAGTGTATCTTATCACATTCTATCGTCATGACCTAAGTAAACACTTTTGATAAACTTTAGTAGTAGTGTAATTTTAACTACTTGAGTGTGGCTCCAAGCAATGACACATTTTTACACTACATGGTCTAGTGCTATGTGAAACTTGATATATTTACAACCTTTGAAGATACGATGTCTTTcaaacaacaatctttatttcTGCCAACTTATTCATTCAATCAAATAAGTGTTTTTTAATCCTTCATTTTTTGGAACATAGGTTGTCTTATGAAGTGTGGTTGATGTTGTGGATGTATGTTTCATGTACCAAGATATCACGGATCATTTCGAAGTAATCTTTAATGCAAGTACTACAATTTTTCTCTCAGATAGACTCTGAATTTGAACTGTTTATCCTGGTGGTATTGTTAGATTGTCTGTTCTTTGTGCCCATCAGGTTGAAACATCACGGGTGCTGGTTAAGGAAGGAGGGGTTCAGCTACAGTTGACCATTGTGGACACACCAGGGTTTGGGGATGCCGTGGACAACAGTAACTGGTGAGAGACATTTACAGACATGCAGTCAATGACTACCGGTTACAATGTCTTCTGGTGATGGCAGGcaaaatatgtttttgtgtttatcaaaacattgcaaaaatattATACTAGAAATATAGTGGTAACTTACACAAAAACTGGTGTTCAATTCCTTTGGATTTACGAGTCAGTTGCAAGACTATATATAAATCCTGAGATATTTTAGTTTTTAGGCGTTTGGTTACCCAATGTCATCCCTGCACAGGGGAAACTTGAAATGCTCACAAATTTTTTGTACCTACAcctgacatttttttgtcagcAAAACTCAACCAAGGACAAGTAACACTTAACATTATTTACATGTGATTTTCTAAAGGAAAATATTACTGTTTTTCCCTAGTCAGTAACACAGTTCTGATGTTCTGTTCCCCTTAGTTGGAAGCCCATCACAGACCACATTGAGCAGAGGTTTGAGGACTACCTGAACTCAGAGTCCCGCGTGAACCGCCGGACCATGCCAGACAACAGGGTCCACGCCTGCCTGTACTTCATCGGCCCAACTGGACACGGGTACGTCTccatttttaaaaaacaaagaataaaaaTTGACATTGAGGTTTTGAGCTTCAAGACTTTGAAataatgaataataataatgaatggtttatttgacaaAGAGACATAGAAATTACAACAAAACATCACCCTTGCAGTCATACGACTGAATTGCGGTGAGAATGTACAATTTTAACACACACTACAACATGGTATAAAAGgtataaaacttaaaagtggGAAATTATCGCAATGTTGTTTacaatacagggctcgaaataccacatgcatatgcaagtttgtgcaggtaaaattggtgtggtgcaagtaagtttagaccaaacttgcaccagtgcaagttacttttgtcctctaatacctgacattagaaaaagcttacacacaccgagaatattgtctgtcattgaaaggtaaaagaaaataacactgaataaaaaaaagcctaaatttgttatttctaaatttggttagacatccaggtaaactatttttttagacaaatccatctctacaatgctaatgattcctatggtgctgtcttaccttgatttgcatatgagttacatttgcatactaattagttcaattggtttttccagttatatgtattgtattgagttgttctaccacttcattctggagatgattaagactagttactgtgatggatgtcactggatgagtccagaagaaatctatggatcttatcgagttgtagacattgaattgtctttaattgagcctaaattcacagtttttatgaaacagtttgtacaacttcaaaccaaaaataaaatacgctacggaaaaacaaatatccaaacatgtggtctttaccggtatgtatccccatttactcacgtacatttgcaaattttcagaagaggagataaggggttaacagttcactattttgggttgtgcaagtaagtttcctttggtgcaagttacctttggcttaacttgcacaggtgcaagttgactgaaaagtgcatttcgagccctgcaataaGATTAAAAACTAATAAAGTAAAGTGATTGATGATGATTATCAATATTGCACTTAAGTTAAGATATTGCACGTCAATATTGCACGAGAAGAGAAATCCAACAATTCAGAAATTCTTAGAAATGCACTTTTGAAGGAGATGGAAAAGGGCCTGGTCACTGCGTTGTACGATCATTGATTGTAGGATCACAAATTTAGGGCTGTCTGTCTATAGTCATTCATTTGTCATACGAAATTCCATTGTCTTCTTACAGAAAAACCTGTCTACGATCCTTGTTGGCAGTTGGTACTGTctcagcctgcttgaaaattctgtaACATCAGAATCATACAACGATCTATGTTGAATGTGACCACACCACAAGGAATTACAAGATGCAAATGAGAAAGGCTTGAATGACATTTTTTACCTTTGGCATTCCCATGAATGTGACACGTTTGTCTTCTCTATTGTTCCTGTAGGTTGAAGCCCCTCGATATAGAATTCATGAAAAGATTACATGACAAGGTCAACATCATTCCTCTCATCGCCAAAGCCGACACAATGACTCCAGAGGAATGCACACAGTTCAAGAAAAAGGTGAGGACTTCATCTAAAACACATGCACTTTAATTGAATACCTGTTGGTTTATCTAAATTCTAATGTTGTCCCTCATCTCATGAGGGCTAAACAGGCTTGCACATAGATTCTATGGCATGATGGCAGAGTGCCACGTGTCTCTGTCCTCAACTCAGTATTTAactaacaaaagaaaaagatcCCCAAAACTTTGAAGATCAACTCAGTATTgatgtgttgaaaaattcattttactAGAAGTTATATTATGTTGTAGAGTGAAACCCATTACCAAATAGTACAAAAGGAGTATTCTGACTAGATAGCTTGAAAAATGCTTTTAGTTAGTTGGATGTGCAAATGAAAGTTAGCTGTgaatataaccagctactgcaTTGGTACGTGCTTGCAAAGCTCATGTGTTGCACCAAATGGTAAGTGTTGCGGCCAAAAAGATACAAATGCCTCACTGTCATAGTCATTGAAAtgtttgttgtgtcaataacaCATTGCCTTTTTTCCTTCCTGTCTAGATTTTACAGGaaatcaaagaaaacaagattcaGATCTACGAGTTCCCAGAGGGAGAGGATGAAGAGGACAACAAACTCAACAAGAAACTCAGGGTAGGGAGTTAGTATTACAGTCAATCCTGTATAAAAACACAAAAGTGCAAACATTTGACCGACATTGGTTGAAGCAATAATTGCCTTGCTGTCATCGGATGAAGGGCTAATTGTGATGTACAGTCAGGATCAGTCTATAGAAAAGGCTCTTAATGTTTGGTTCAATGGGAAAAgtaatctaagggaccaccaaaaagttcAGCAGAGATGGTCACTTGTGCAGAGTTGACTGTAACTTCATTCTTTCATCACCTTTGATGAAAGAGCAAACTAACTTTGAACCTACCTGCTCACTAGTACAAGTTTGATTGCATATGATATTTTATTgtaattttcataaaaataataattgttcactgcaaaatttaaaacttttgtccAATTTTGAGGCAACTCAAAGGAGTGTCTGTTCTGTGGTGCTGATCACctgtgttaccatggtaacaggagAGGATTCCCTTTGCTGTGGTTGGCAGCAACACGCTTCTGGAGATCAACGGGAGGAAAGTGCGTGGTCGGCAGTACCCCTGGGGCGTCGCAGAAGGTATAGTGTTACTtttcctgtatgtacatgtcTCATACTGTACTCATGTTGTACTGATGTTGTATGATGTATTGTACTGCACAAGTGCTTTCCTGCCTGCTGGAAGAATAGCTTGCTGAAAGATGCAGCTAAAAGTAGATTGAAATAAACTCACCTCAAGCCGGACAAGTTATCTTTGAAATAAACTCACCTCAAGCCGGACAAGAAATCTTGTGTGGTTGTTGAAAGTTTATGAAGCAGGACCGCATGATGGGTTTTACATtaggcctaatctccaagcaggtcctgCGTGttataagacagtaacataagctggggaggGAGTTTAGCCAGCAGAGGAGTAAAAGCTCCTTCCctagcttatgttactgtcttataccacgcaggatctgcttggagattacattagGTCTGCTCATACCTTGCTatgtacagtaacagtacaTATATGTAATGAATTTCTGTTGCTTCAATTTCAGTGGAGAACATGGACCACTGTGACTTCATCACACTAAGGAACATGTTGATCAGGTAGGAAAAAAGGACTTACGAAAACTAATAGTAGTAATAATATTCTTTTACCAGTCACCTTTGTCAGGTTAAGAACGTAATATGCCATAAAAATCTTCATTTTGATAGTGGATACAGGCTTCAATCAATGGTGGCTTTGTTATGAGTGTGTTGAATTTTTCTGTCTTGTAGGACCCATATGCAGGACTTGAAAGACGTAACAAATAACGTTCACTACGAGAACTACCGCTGTCAGAAGCTGGCCGGCATCACAGCGACCAATGGTACCGAGAAAGGCAAACCGGCCGGTGGCAAGTATGTACCCTTATTGCTTTCTACTAGCAACCAAACAGCTTCTTATCATGATATTGTAAGCTGAAATCAAATAGACAAGGTAGTTGCTTCTTACATAAATACAGGTGTCCTGGCAGTTGATTTTCAAATGAAGTAAATGTTAACCTGTGGTATGCTAAGTTACTGGGGTACTGATAAAATTGTGGTGAAGGAGGCACATGGAATATGGTGGGGGTTAAACATATGCTCTGCCTGTGTTAAGTCTTGGTGTTACACTTTCTCAAAAAAGCCTTTAACAGTTTGTCAACTAATCATAACGAGTTCTCATTCTGAACACAGTCCAAGCGTAGCCTCCACTTTAAGTGTTTCATGTACAACTCTGAGAGATTTTCCAAGTGTTCTATGTCTTGCCTCTTGGGTGTTGGTTCTTGAGTGTGCTGTTGGACCTGTCTTGAAGACTCGCTGTGCTGTGGGTGAGTGTGTACACGCGGATGTTGCCAGTGTTTTACTCCAGCATGTGCATGTTTTGGTCCTGAAACCTCAGCCCCTCCCATAACCCTGCCTCCAGAAACCCCCTGGCACAGATGGAGGAGGAGAAGAGAGAACATGTGGCCAAGATGAAGAAGATGGAGATGGAGATGGAACAGGTCTTTGAGATGAAGGTCAAGGAGAAGCGCCAGAAGCTCAAGGACTCAGAAGCAGACGTAAGATTTGATTCTTGTCCTTAGGGCTCATGCACTGATTTGGGCGATAGCTAGTTATGATTACCGTGTATTTATTGGAACAACTCAAAATAAGATTGTCCAAAAATATTGCAGTGTGAGTTGTCAACAAGGCTATCTAAGTAGAACTGATTCAGAAGCTTTTGGAGACACTGAATATTATCATGATCAAGTTGTGTTGTAGCAATTTTCTGTGGCCTACAGTGTCTCCATGGAATTTACATCCTACCATCATTGTCTTATAACAGAGGCCATTACAACACAATTGTATGCATCAATCCAATAATTACTGAATCTTTGACTGTAACTACTGTCTTGTACAATTTTGTGTGACTATCAGTGTCTTACCATGGAAGCTAAATCTTCCCAGCATTGTTTTCACATCCGTCAATCCAATGATtagtgaattttcagaaatacttTTGTGATGTGACCTTACCAActgttgtgcccccctcccacagctTCAGCGTCGGCATGAGCAGATGAAGAAGAAGCTGGAGCAGGAGTACAAGGAGCTGGACGAGAAACGCAGTCTGTTCGAGAAGGAAAAGCTGTCCTTCGAGGAGAGCCAACGGCAACTGGAAGAGCAACGAAAAATGGATGCCACAAAGTAAGTGTCTTGTTGGTGTTCTATCTCATAAGACAGTGGATTTCGCACGGTGTTCTGGTCAGTTCAGGTTGTAATTGGGTTGCAGTGCCTGGTGTGACTGTAGAGGCCAATCCTGGAGTGACAGACTCTGTTGCAGTTGACACAGGTGAATTCCATGCCTGGCTGTGTGAGGGCTGGTGCTGGCTTTCTTTTCTCCTCCCATTTGTCTTCTCTCCTCTTACAGTGTGGTTTATACTGTATGTTCCTTTATTTTTGAAGGGACCTAATTTCACAGTAGGATGTCATTGCACTGCTTGAAGTTTGTGGTGTAAG includes:
- the LOC118417743 gene encoding septin-7-like isoform X2 — its product is MSRSPEESDSRGMLGSGSRSRRMRTMRGSGAQTVRDPRNNMASYVGFANLPNQVYRKAVKRGFEFTLMVVGESGLGKSTLVNSLFITDLYSPSEYPGPSQRITKTVKVETSRVLVKEGGVQLQLTIVDTPGFGDAVDNSNCWKPITDHIEQRFEDYLNSESRVNRRTMPDNRVHACLYFIGPTGHGLKPLDIEFMKRLHDKVNIIPLIAKADTMTPEECTQFKKKILQEIKENKIQIYEFPEGEDEEDNKLNKKLRERIPFAVVGSNTLLEINGRKVRGRQYPWGVAEVENMDHCDFITLRNMLIRTHMQDLKDVTNNVHYENYRCQKLAGITATNGTEKGKPAGGKNPLAQMEEEKREHVAKMKKMEMEMEQVFEMKVKEKRQKLKDSEADLQRRHEQMKKKLEQEYKELDEKRSLFEKEKLSFEESQRQLEEQRKMDATKSLDNKKKKEKKSLF
- the LOC118417743 gene encoding septin-7-like isoform X1; the protein is MSRSPEESDSRGMLGSGSRSRRMRTMRGSGAQTVRDPRNNMASYVGFANLPNQVYRKAVKRGFEFTLMVVGESGLGKSTLVNSLFITDLYSPSEYPGPSQRITKTVKVETSRVLVKEGGVQLQLTIVDTPGFGDAVDNSNCWKPITDHIEQRFEDYLNSESRVNRRTMPDNRVHACLYFIGPTGHGLKPLDIEFMKRLHDKVNIIPLIAKADTMTPEECTQFKKKILQEIKENKIQIYEFPEGEDEEDNKLNKKLRERIPFAVVGSNTLLEINGRKVRGRQYPWGVAEVENMDHCDFITLRNMLIRTHMQDLKDVTNNVHYENYRCQKLAGITATNGTEKGKPAGGNPSHNPASRNPLAQMEEEKREHVAKMKKMEMEMEQVFEMKVKEKRQKLKDSEADLQRRHEQMKKKLEQEYKELDEKRSLFEKEKLSFEESQRQLEEQRKMDATKSLDNKKKKEKKSLF